Proteins encoded in a region of the Mercenaria mercenaria strain notata chromosome 1, MADL_Memer_1, whole genome shotgun sequence genome:
- the LOC123537963 gene encoding uncharacterized protein LOC123537963 — protein MLLRTCGVRLNTLCLISIVAGAWIYLVFRIDYPNYKELSTHEDKMNETSNKNTLFRPAVDQPYAKHITTSNDPLQKNHQNSKLELLHDKSGSNNSNVMRSNPLYPLFQSAEEEEFPTADGKLPRIPHIIHQMYADEMIPEMYINHVKSFIKHNPTWEYRFWTDESGRRLLQKHHPYLVKVYDDFGSSVKRSDLLRYAVLYEFGGFYADLDMDNLRPLNITTMKYSCIVPVEPFEHSALLNNMNFLMNNAIMSCRAKHPFFKLLLTDLQSVNPSGYPVGTTGPGYVTRKFIRYNHISLADAGRNKTDWTSNSPYFYKGELREDDNNSVYVPNSQYFMDKLDPIHVKEDGKFTQLCKGIETLSYLNQRACSEFYRREPLRINKKYTFTVHHWYHLWEMKKSSVNELKKINISDIVSNCILYNG, from the coding sequence AACTGTCCACACACGAAGACAAAATGAATGAAACAAGCAATAAAAACACACTGTTTCGGCCAGCAGTAGACCAGCCTTACGCCAAACACATTACAACTTCTAACGATCCGCTACAGAAGAATCATCAAAACAGCAAACTGGAATTATTACATGACAAGTCTGGATCAAACAATTCAAATGTCATGCGGTCTAACCCATTATATCCGCTGTTCCAGTCAGCAGAAGAGGAGGAATTTCCGACAGCAGACGGGAAATTGCCACGAATTCCTCACATTATACATCAAATGTATGCGGACGAAATGATACcagaaatgtatataaatcatgtgaaatCTTTTATAAAACACAATCCAACTTGGGAGTATCGATTTTGGACGGACGAATCAGGTCGTAGACTGCTTCAAAAACACCATCCATACCTTGTTAAGGTATATGACGATTTTGGAAGTAGTGTCAAGCGATCCGATCTACTTCGTTATGCAGTGCTATATGAATTTGGTGGATTTTATGCAGATTTAGACATGGATAACCTACGTCCTCTTAACATAACAACAATGAAATACTCTTGTATTGTTCCAGTTGAACCGTTTGAACACAGTGCTTTGTTAAACAATATGAACTTTCTTATGAACAACGCAATCATGAGTTGCCGTGCCAAGCATCCGTTTTTCAAGCTACTTTTAACAGACTTACAATCGGTCAATCCAAGTGGTTATCCAGTGGGGACCACAGGTCCTGGGTATGTTACAAGAAAATTTATCAGGTACAATCATATTAGCCTTGCAGACGCTGGTAGGAACAAAACTGATTGGACAAGTAATTCTCCCTATTTCTATAAGGGAGAACTGAGGGAGGATGATAATAACTCTGTATACGTACCTAATTCACAGTACTTCATGGACAAATTGGATCCTATACATGTAAAAGAAGACGGGAAGTTTACACAACTATGTAAAGGTATTGAAACCTTATCATATCTGAATCAAAGAGCCTGTTCGGAATTCTATAGACGGGAACCTTtaagaataaacaagaaataCACATTCACTGTACACCATTGGTACCATTTATGGGAGATGAAAAAATCCTCTGTTAATGAGCTCAAAAAGATCAATATAAGTGATATAGTTTCAAATTGTATTCTTTATAATGGATGA